In Cetobacterium somerae ATCC BAA-474, a single window of DNA contains:
- a CDS encoding toxin-antitoxin system YwqK family antitoxin: MKKYLILIILLFVSACDKNEVTKIYYKSGKLKTELIYEKGKDNGIVKDYFESGELQSERVYKNGELNGVTKIYYKNGKVYGEFTYKDGKLNGVAKDYYENGQLRTEAFYKDDIEDGVVKIYYENGQLKTEMFCKVGEADRIIESYYENGKIKN; encoded by the coding sequence GTGAAAAAATATTTGATTTTGATTATATTATTATTTGTTAGTGCGTGTGATAAAAATGAAGTGACAAAGATATATTATAAAAGTGGGAAATTAAAAACTGAGTTAATCTATGAAAAAGGAAAAGACAATGGGATTGTTAAGGATTATTTTGAAAGTGGAGAACTTCAAAGTGAAAGAGTATATAAGAATGGTGAATTAAATGGAGTAACTAAAATATACTATAAAAATGGAAAAGTATATGGGGAGTTCACATATAAAGATGGAAAGTTAAATGGTGTTGCAAAGGATTATTATGAAAATGGGCAATTAAGAACAGAAGCATTTTATAAGGATGATATAGAGGATGGAGTTGTTAAAATATATTATGAAAATGGACAACTAAAAACTGAAATGTTTTGCAAAGTTGGAGAAGCAGATAGAATTATTGAAAGCTATTACGAAAATGGGAAGATTAAAAATTAA